The Plectropomus leopardus isolate mb chromosome 1, YSFRI_Pleo_2.0, whole genome shotgun sequence sequence cttgatttgttTGAGTGAAGCAAACAGAATATCTACTCACCCCGGGGATTTTAGTAATCTTTACAGGATTCTTCAAATGCCTTGTGAACCCCTAAGATAGTTAAATAAACTTCTGTGTTAGTCAAAGGGATCAGGAACTCATTTTGTTGGAATACATGAGAAGCACAAACTTAAACTTGAAATTGGGTGGAAACTGTTAGGTAGTTAGTGTACTTACATGAAAACTTAGTTTTGCTTGTCTGTAAATATGTGAAGGTTTCCCACACAGCTGCAGACTCAGTGATTCAGTGATTTCAGGTTCAGGAGATATTTTTCTATACAGCCATCCTCTTTTCTGAATAATgaccattttttgtttgttttttttctctgaaggGTCCCATTAAATCTTCACAGGCGTCTTCCGTGGGTGTCCGAGGTGCTGTTGTGGATGCTGCATCGCCTTTTCCCTCCCTGCCAGCTCCTGTAAGTTTAACACACGACATTCATAGCCCTTAAATGAGTATTGTATGCAGTCAAAAGTagtgtatgtatgtaatgtGAACGCAAGTCCCTTTTACACTGCTGGTTCAAGGTAGGAATGTTGTGTCACTGTGCCACCTCACCGTCCTGTGTAAAAGGTTTGATCCCAGAATGAGGACACAAAGTTGTCTCGCCTTAAAGCCGCCAGCAAATGTAGGAACAGCCTCAAATCTGTGTCAAAGGGACTGCCGGCAGGACGGACTGGTGTGCTGTTTTGACAGCACGTTAAGTGTGCGACCCAAAAAGCAGCTGcaagcagttagcagctaactcaaagaagaggAACTGCAGCCGAAAATGTCCACAGACTGCAGCGACAGTGTCTGGGCGCTCCTTATCCTCCGAGTAGAGGAGGAGATCAAACACTAAAACAAGGACAGCAGGCTTAAAAATTGTCATTGCCATGTTATGCAATTGTTATTGtgtagaaagtgctgctgacgctgttgtgttataTGTCATGTAGGGCTGGACCCAGATATTCGGATGTTTGAGTATACGTTAATTGGGTTGGTATTGGGTTTATAATTTAGGCATTcagatattttaatgttattaatttttttgcagaggacaaatgccatttcagtgtttACAATCCTTCTGCtgtgcctgtcacacacacagtgacaggaattATCATTTTACCCAACGATTATTAACGGGTTTATTGACTGAGTCGAGCCATTTCTGTGTCGTAAGCCTCCCCACAGCTCACCCGAGTGGAGTcatttcctgcagcacagagcaggagaATTTTAACGTCTTCCATAATGAGGACACTTATCATTTCAGACACACAACGAAATTAAACGGACTGATTCAGAACACTGGACACAGATCGTTGCACTGCGTAACTGTCAGagtttttaactttacaaactgAAAAGTGTCCCAACCGCTGTCAAGCAGCCTGAGATGCACCGGGCTTTCTCTCTCACGAAACAATTGGTGTAGCAGAAAACTGTTGGGATGAGAACTTTTTGCTCCCTCACTGCACAAAAGAGGCTGTGACAGTCTCTCCGTCACCCAACCTCTGGGGTGCAAGGTGTCGGCACAGTGTTTGTCTGATTAATAGCGAAGCCCCGGAGCCCAGAAAATGGTATTTGGGAAACTCCTTTTTTTGCTTCCAGAACACCAGCATGCTATCTCAAATCACAAACTGGGGCGGCATTTAGCCATTTTTATTCAGTTCTTTATATAAGAGCTATGGCGCAAAAAAGGAAAGGGCTGCTTATACCTGTAACTACTTCCGAATCTGAGGTCAGTGAAAGCTCATGCAGTGTGGCTTCTGTGGATCGTCTGAACGAGATCCTCCGCCAAGAGACTGAGTCAAGCTCGCCAGCAACATCACAATCAGGCaagaacacagaaaaagacTTGAGTCAGTCAAAGACAATCGTGAATGGCAGCTGTTTGATGGAGCTGTTTAAGAAGAGTCAGACATGTGGACAGCCCATAACCAAAAAGAAGGTGACTCACTGCGGTGCACAGAAGAAGGTGAGGTGGAGCTGCCTTGGCGGACATAGGGGCATGTGGATGTCATCACCTTACCTTTGGGAAGCGTTCCCTGAAATCCACCTTCTCACAGCTCTTTCCATTCTGTTTTCTGGAGGCACTTTtgcacactttaaaaaatgtgccaaacaccTGCACTTGAACTTTATGGGGcataaaaccttttttgaaaTTCAGAAGGCATACCTCAacccagaaataaaacagatgaaGAGGATTGAGCAAAGAGGGATCGCTGCAAACGACGACCACCAACAGCCTGGAGGCTCTCTTCCTCACATTTCAGGTGATGGTTGCTGTGATTCTCTTGGTTTTAGCCTCAAGAGCTAAAAAGTGTCTCGCTATGTTCACAGTGGACACAGAAGTGTCCCAATATGTCAATTACCATGTGAGCAGCTGCCCACCTGTTAACACCAGAGGCGCATTTCACTGTGTGGGTCAGCATGAGATTCTGTTCCTCTGCTATTTTCCAATCATAcacttattattttatattgacatttaatGTCTTGGGTCTTGCATTATTTTagctctggttttaattttgtccTAACGCTACCCTAGTTTCGCCTTGCTTGTGTTCAAGTAGGGCTaattggctttctgttgttgtgtcGTCATCTttgtatcccatttctgctttgctttgtttgtcaaaggaCTTCGTAAACTCTGATTTTAACGGTGCTAtattaataaagttattattatgatgatgatgatgatgatgatgatgatgatgattattattattattattattattattaataacaacaacaacaacaacaacaataataataataataataataatgatgatgggAAACCATGGGatgtatattttatcatttatcgcAACAAGATCAACAAGACTAAAAGTCTTTGTACAAACAAAGGCAGAAATATGCATGTAGTGTTCTGTGTAGTGATTTTATAATTTCGtaatttctttgggtttttgtctcagtttttcttcttttgcttcaCTAGTAAAAGTCCACAGTTTGACAATACCCgtgcaaagcaaaacaatacCTTATTGTCTCCTTTGCAACTTTTGTCAGACATATTCTTATTTACTATTTGATGGAAGCATATGATGGGACTATTACAACTGATTCACAAAATGGCAGGCtggttatttttggtttttgcacTGATTAGAATACAGACCagttatttcctctcagtgTGCGAGCATGCTGATGGTCAGCCGAAACACGTGGCGATGTCCGGGCCCTTTAGAGTACTGTGTAGTACTACATATTTATCTCTTTATTCTGGTAATCACCTGAGATTATTGAGTTATTTGGTCAGTAACAACACAGTATGAAAAAGACCACTACATTAATGATTGTGAAACTGAAACCTCAGTATTTGTTTctgaatgttttcttgtttttactttaaagatCCTTTGAAGAAAATTATAGCCAAGTcaaggagaagagagaggggagctCTGTTGTCAAGGTGAGGCAGCATGTACAGACTGTACATATACTCAGCTATATCTGTTGACTTTTAATGGAAAGTGCTCATCAGCATGTCAAACTGTTGCAAAAAGTCATCTGTGGATCAAGAGGAAATTATGGCAAGCTAATAAAATGACTCGAGTAACATCAATCAGATAATCTGATGTTGGTTGGTGGACTacaattttgaaatgaaaagctTACATTGAACTGGCTGTGTGGAGCTTAAAAGAAGTGGTCTGAACTAGCAGTTCGTTTTATGTATAACAATAATTAGTGAAGACTGAAATATAAACTAATGGGATATCAGTTACAGAGAGAGTCAACGGCTCAATTTGATGAAACTGGATTAACTTCTTACTTGCACCTGGTAATGGGTATGAGGTCACAGTTTTCCAGGAAGTGTTACTCCCCATGGGACCgctcataaataaataaattcacaaaaaaagatgatgtcAGACTTTCTGTGGACAAACCCCCCCTGTTGGATGACTCAGTCTGAAAAAGCCTGACACCCCCACCCTGCATTGCCTGCTGATGACGGATGTCAGTACTAACATCCATgagtaattttattgtacttttccACATAATAAAATTGATGTCCTAAATCTTTATGTAATAAGTTTGGTATACACAAGCAGACGTCCTTATTAAATTATGATCTATCATGCTTGTTATGGCATTGCtatgtgcttttctttttttcaaatgtcttacCTTGTATTCTCATCTGTTAGAACAAAATTAagtgaaaaacatgaacaaaggCATTTTAAGTTTCTATctacacaaacaacaaaactgtgcCTTGATTTCCTGGAAACCTGATGACTCTTACTTGTTATACAGTATGTTTGAATTTTATTGTTATACGATGGAcatgactattttttttaaaactaataacaacaaacaactaGTTTAccataaaatatacaaaaaaatctgacttaTTTACAAGTTTTAATCCAAGAAAAACCTAATGCAGCGACTTAATTTATTCCATGTTTATTTGTATACGGACAAGTATATAGCATAAAACTGATGCCACATCACattgctgtgtgttttaatttaaaaaaaatgcttcaagaGGTAAAAGatcttaaaaatgtacaaacctgttttattttgttaaattctGACCCAAACTCTTTTTCTAAATTCCCACTGCATGGTACAGCTTGACTGAGCTTACTTTTGTTACCAAGTACTTTTTTCAAGTATGTTTTTCCACTGCGAATAGTACTATCTCAATGTCGACAGATTTCTCAGCTGGCTGTAGCACTGACATCCCATAAAACTGCCGTGACATCACCTTCGATGTGACACCAACAAAGTGCGTTCTGTCT is a genomic window containing:
- the LOC121944469 gene encoding uncharacterized protein LOC121944469 isoform X2, with product MELFKKSQTCGQPITKKKVTHCGAQKKVRWSCLGGHRGMWMSSPYLWEAFPEIHLLTALSILFSGGTFAHFKKCAKHLHLNFMGHKTFFEIQKAYLNPEIKQMKRIEQRGIAANDDHQQPGGSLPHISDPLKKIIAKSRRRERGALLSSYDKRSSILMTSTGTSMQETTAISRLGCVSSSERGKQHRQDDVEDQSESRHRASEVGGLLDRYKTSELKLECEEEELEPWQKHTLLVHFKEESDVGEC